The following proteins are co-located in the Podarcis raffonei isolate rPodRaf1 chromosome 5, rPodRaf1.pri, whole genome shotgun sequence genome:
- the WDFY1 gene encoding WD repeat and FYVE domain-containing protein 1 isoform X2 yields MAAEIHSRPQSSRPALLSKIEGHQDAVSAALIIPKEDGIITASEDRTIRVWLKRDSGQYWPSIYHTMSSPCSTMAYHHDSRRIFVGQDNGAIMEFHISEDFNKMNFVKTYPAHQNRVSAVIFCLEAEWVISTGHDKCVSWMCTRSGNMLGRHYFTSWASCLQYDFETQHAFVGDYSGQITLLKLEQSTCSVITTLKGHEGSIASLWWDPIQRLLFSGASDNSIIMWDIGGRRGRTLLLQGHHDKVQALCYLQLTRQLVSCSADGGITVWNMDISREEAPQWLESDSCQKCEQPFFWNIKQMWDTKTLGLRQHHCRKCGKAVCGKCSTKRSSYPVMGFEFQVRVCDACFDSIKDEENLISLKCLSVLKQFPVPGLRNV; encoded by the exons ATGGCGGCCGAGATCCACTCGCGGCCTCAGAGCAGCCGGCCCGCCCTGCTGAGCAAGATCGAGGGGCACCAGGACGCCGTCAGCGCCGCGCTCATCATCCCCAAGGAGGACGGCATCATCACCGCCAGCGAGGACAG GACAATTAGAGTATGGCTGAAGAGGGACAGTGGTCAGTACTGGCCCAGCATTTACCACACAATGTCAT CTCCCTGTTCCACCATGGCTTATCATCATGACAGCAGACGGATATTTGTGGGTCAAGATAACGGAGCCATTATG GAGTTTCATATCTCGGAAGACTTCAACAAGATGAACTTTGTCAAGACTTACCCAG CTCATCAGAACAGAGTATCTGCGGTCATCTTCTGCTTGGAAGCCGAGTGGGTTATCAGCACCGGCCACGATAAATGTGTCAGCTGGATGTGTACCAGAAGTGGAAACATGCTGGGACGACATTATTTCACCTCCTGGGCTTCTTGCCTACA ATACGACTTTGAAACCCAGCATGCCTTTGTCGGAGACTATTCTGGGCAGATCACGCTCCTGAAACTTGAACAGAGCACGTGCTCAGTTATCACAACTCTCAAGGGTCATGAag GAAGCATTGCCTCTCTGTGGTGGGATCCGATTCAGCGGCTACTCTTCTCTGGAGCATCTGATAACAGCATAATCATGTGGGATATTGGAGGAAGGAGAGGTCGGACGCTTCTGCTTCAAGGCCATCA TGACAAAGTTCAGGCCCTTTGCTACCTCCAGCTCACACGACAACTGGTTTCTTGTTCAGCTGATGGAGGGATCACAGTCTGGAATATGGATATTAGCCGAGAAGAG GCCCCTCAGTGGTTGGAAAGCGATTCCTGTCAGAAATGCGAGCAGCCTTTCTTCTGGAACATAAAGCAGATGTGGGACACAAAGACTCTGGGGCTGAGGCAG CATCACTGTAGGAAATGTGGCAAGGCAGTGTGTGGAAAATGCAGCACAAAACGCTCCAGCTATCCAGTGATGGGCTTTGAATTCCAGGTTCGGGTCTGTGACGCCTGTTTTGATTCAATCAAAGACGAAGA AAATCTCATTTCCCTGAAGTGTCTTTCTGTCTTGAAGCAATTTCCTGTGCCTGGTTTGAGAAACGTCTAG
- the WDFY1 gene encoding WD repeat and FYVE domain-containing protein 1 isoform X4, translating into MAYHHDSRRIFVGQDNGAIMEFHISEDFNKMNFVKTYPAHQNRVSAVIFCLEAEWVISTGHDKCVSWMCTRSGNMLGRHYFTSWASCLQYDFETQHAFVGDYSGQITLLKLEQSTCSVITTLKGHEGSIASLWWDPIQRLLFSGASDNSIIMWDIGGRRGRTLLLQGHHDKVQALCYLQLTRQLVSCSADGGITVWNMDISREEAPQWLESDSCQKCEQPFFWNIKQMWDTKTLGLRQHHCRKCGKAVCGKCSTKRSSYPVMGFEFQVRVCDACFDSIKDEDRTSLATFHEGKHNISHMSMDISRGLMVTCGSDRVVKIWDMTPVVGCGLATGFASR; encoded by the exons ATGGCTTATCATCATGACAGCAGACGGATATTTGTGGGTCAAGATAACGGAGCCATTATG GAGTTTCATATCTCGGAAGACTTCAACAAGATGAACTTTGTCAAGACTTACCCAG CTCATCAGAACAGAGTATCTGCGGTCATCTTCTGCTTGGAAGCCGAGTGGGTTATCAGCACCGGCCACGATAAATGTGTCAGCTGGATGTGTACCAGAAGTGGAAACATGCTGGGACGACATTATTTCACCTCCTGGGCTTCTTGCCTACA ATACGACTTTGAAACCCAGCATGCCTTTGTCGGAGACTATTCTGGGCAGATCACGCTCCTGAAACTTGAACAGAGCACGTGCTCAGTTATCACAACTCTCAAGGGTCATGAag GAAGCATTGCCTCTCTGTGGTGGGATCCGATTCAGCGGCTACTCTTCTCTGGAGCATCTGATAACAGCATAATCATGTGGGATATTGGAGGAAGGAGAGGTCGGACGCTTCTGCTTCAAGGCCATCA TGACAAAGTTCAGGCCCTTTGCTACCTCCAGCTCACACGACAACTGGTTTCTTGTTCAGCTGATGGAGGGATCACAGTCTGGAATATGGATATTAGCCGAGAAGAG GCCCCTCAGTGGTTGGAAAGCGATTCCTGTCAGAAATGCGAGCAGCCTTTCTTCTGGAACATAAAGCAGATGTGGGACACAAAGACTCTGGGGCTGAGGCAG CATCACTGTAGGAAATGTGGCAAGGCAGTGTGTGGAAAATGCAGCACAAAACGCTCCAGCTATCCAGTGATGGGCTTTGAATTCCAGGTTCGGGTCTGTGACGCCTGTTTTGATTCAATCAAAGACGAAGA CCGCACGTCTCTGGCTACTTTTCACGAAGGAAAACATAACATTTCCCATATGTCCATGGACATCTCAAGGGGACTAATGGTGACATGTGGAAGCGATCGTGTAGTGAAG
- the WDFY1 gene encoding WD repeat and FYVE domain-containing protein 1 isoform X3: MTIRVWLKRDSGQYWPSIYHTMSSPCSTMAYHHDSRRIFVGQDNGAIMEFHISEDFNKMNFVKTYPAHQNRVSAVIFCLEAEWVISTGHDKCVSWMCTRSGNMLGRHYFTSWASCLQYDFETQHAFVGDYSGQITLLKLEQSTCSVITTLKGHEGSIASLWWDPIQRLLFSGASDNSIIMWDIGGRRGRTLLLQGHHDKVQALCYLQLTRQLVSCSADGGITVWNMDISREEAPQWLESDSCQKCEQPFFWNIKQMWDTKTLGLRQHHCRKCGKAVCGKCSTKRSSYPVMGFEFQVRVCDACFDSIKDEDRTSLATFHEGKHNISHMSMDISRGLMVTCGSDRVVKIWDMTPVVGCGLATGFASR, encoded by the exons AT GACAATTAGAGTATGGCTGAAGAGGGACAGTGGTCAGTACTGGCCCAGCATTTACCACACAATGTCAT CTCCCTGTTCCACCATGGCTTATCATCATGACAGCAGACGGATATTTGTGGGTCAAGATAACGGAGCCATTATG GAGTTTCATATCTCGGAAGACTTCAACAAGATGAACTTTGTCAAGACTTACCCAG CTCATCAGAACAGAGTATCTGCGGTCATCTTCTGCTTGGAAGCCGAGTGGGTTATCAGCACCGGCCACGATAAATGTGTCAGCTGGATGTGTACCAGAAGTGGAAACATGCTGGGACGACATTATTTCACCTCCTGGGCTTCTTGCCTACA ATACGACTTTGAAACCCAGCATGCCTTTGTCGGAGACTATTCTGGGCAGATCACGCTCCTGAAACTTGAACAGAGCACGTGCTCAGTTATCACAACTCTCAAGGGTCATGAag GAAGCATTGCCTCTCTGTGGTGGGATCCGATTCAGCGGCTACTCTTCTCTGGAGCATCTGATAACAGCATAATCATGTGGGATATTGGAGGAAGGAGAGGTCGGACGCTTCTGCTTCAAGGCCATCA TGACAAAGTTCAGGCCCTTTGCTACCTCCAGCTCACACGACAACTGGTTTCTTGTTCAGCTGATGGAGGGATCACAGTCTGGAATATGGATATTAGCCGAGAAGAG GCCCCTCAGTGGTTGGAAAGCGATTCCTGTCAGAAATGCGAGCAGCCTTTCTTCTGGAACATAAAGCAGATGTGGGACACAAAGACTCTGGGGCTGAGGCAG CATCACTGTAGGAAATGTGGCAAGGCAGTGTGTGGAAAATGCAGCACAAAACGCTCCAGCTATCCAGTGATGGGCTTTGAATTCCAGGTTCGGGTCTGTGACGCCTGTTTTGATTCAATCAAAGACGAAGA CCGCACGTCTCTGGCTACTTTTCACGAAGGAAAACATAACATTTCCCATATGTCCATGGACATCTCAAGGGGACTAATGGTGACATGTGGAAGCGATCGTGTAGTGAAG
- the WDFY1 gene encoding WD repeat and FYVE domain-containing protein 1 isoform X1 translates to MAAEIHSRPQSSRPALLSKIEGHQDAVSAALIIPKEDGIITASEDRTIRVWLKRDSGQYWPSIYHTMSSPCSTMAYHHDSRRIFVGQDNGAIMEFHISEDFNKMNFVKTYPAHQNRVSAVIFCLEAEWVISTGHDKCVSWMCTRSGNMLGRHYFTSWASCLQYDFETQHAFVGDYSGQITLLKLEQSTCSVITTLKGHEGSIASLWWDPIQRLLFSGASDNSIIMWDIGGRRGRTLLLQGHHDKVQALCYLQLTRQLVSCSADGGITVWNMDISREEAPQWLESDSCQKCEQPFFWNIKQMWDTKTLGLRQHHCRKCGKAVCGKCSTKRSSYPVMGFEFQVRVCDACFDSIKDEDRTSLATFHEGKHNISHMSMDISRGLMVTCGSDRVVKIWDMTPVVGCGLATGFASR, encoded by the exons ATGGCGGCCGAGATCCACTCGCGGCCTCAGAGCAGCCGGCCCGCCCTGCTGAGCAAGATCGAGGGGCACCAGGACGCCGTCAGCGCCGCGCTCATCATCCCCAAGGAGGACGGCATCATCACCGCCAGCGAGGACAG GACAATTAGAGTATGGCTGAAGAGGGACAGTGGTCAGTACTGGCCCAGCATTTACCACACAATGTCAT CTCCCTGTTCCACCATGGCTTATCATCATGACAGCAGACGGATATTTGTGGGTCAAGATAACGGAGCCATTATG GAGTTTCATATCTCGGAAGACTTCAACAAGATGAACTTTGTCAAGACTTACCCAG CTCATCAGAACAGAGTATCTGCGGTCATCTTCTGCTTGGAAGCCGAGTGGGTTATCAGCACCGGCCACGATAAATGTGTCAGCTGGATGTGTACCAGAAGTGGAAACATGCTGGGACGACATTATTTCACCTCCTGGGCTTCTTGCCTACA ATACGACTTTGAAACCCAGCATGCCTTTGTCGGAGACTATTCTGGGCAGATCACGCTCCTGAAACTTGAACAGAGCACGTGCTCAGTTATCACAACTCTCAAGGGTCATGAag GAAGCATTGCCTCTCTGTGGTGGGATCCGATTCAGCGGCTACTCTTCTCTGGAGCATCTGATAACAGCATAATCATGTGGGATATTGGAGGAAGGAGAGGTCGGACGCTTCTGCTTCAAGGCCATCA TGACAAAGTTCAGGCCCTTTGCTACCTCCAGCTCACACGACAACTGGTTTCTTGTTCAGCTGATGGAGGGATCACAGTCTGGAATATGGATATTAGCCGAGAAGAG GCCCCTCAGTGGTTGGAAAGCGATTCCTGTCAGAAATGCGAGCAGCCTTTCTTCTGGAACATAAAGCAGATGTGGGACACAAAGACTCTGGGGCTGAGGCAG CATCACTGTAGGAAATGTGGCAAGGCAGTGTGTGGAAAATGCAGCACAAAACGCTCCAGCTATCCAGTGATGGGCTTTGAATTCCAGGTTCGGGTCTGTGACGCCTGTTTTGATTCAATCAAAGACGAAGA CCGCACGTCTCTGGCTACTTTTCACGAAGGAAAACATAACATTTCCCATATGTCCATGGACATCTCAAGGGGACTAATGGTGACATGTGGAAGCGATCGTGTAGTGAAG